One window from the genome of Fulvivirga lutea encodes:
- a CDS encoding ABC transporter permease, which yields MNLVENIKEGLKSIKANLLRTVLTALIVTLGITSLVGILTAIDGIQYSVTDSLSELGVNTFDIYSKRNRGGRSGGIQEKSQPPLKLKEAMRFIDNYDFSTSVSLNTSITGVAEVKYESKKTNPNVWINGANEEYIALEGLNIEKGRNFSIIENQYGTNVAIIGVDVKESIFDDNVDPLGKEISLLGNKYRIIGILEERGQIGGGGGPDNSVIIPILNASRLSSNRVLRYSMTVGINDPSQMEMAMGEATALMRKIRQDKLGEPNSFEIAKSESLADRLEQVTSVMRLGGFGIGFITLLGASIALMNIMLVSVTERTREVGVRKALGATPLRIRQQFIIEAIVVCLLGGIAGVILGIAIGNLISKVIGIDGFVVPWLWVIVGLVVCIVVGLISGYYPANKAAKLDPIESLRFE from the coding sequence ATGAATCTTGTTGAGAATATAAAAGAAGGGCTGAAATCGATCAAGGCAAATTTATTAAGGACTGTTCTAACGGCTTTAATTGTAACACTTGGTATCACTTCATTGGTAGGAATACTTACCGCCATTGACGGTATACAATACTCCGTCACAGATTCTCTTTCCGAGCTTGGGGTAAACACATTCGATATTTACTCAAAACGAAACAGAGGAGGTAGGAGTGGAGGTATTCAGGAAAAATCGCAACCACCTCTAAAATTAAAAGAGGCGATGAGATTTATCGATAATTATGATTTTTCTACCTCTGTTAGTTTAAATACTAGCATCACAGGAGTGGCTGAAGTTAAATACGAGTCGAAGAAGACCAACCCCAATGTTTGGATCAATGGAGCGAATGAAGAGTATATAGCCCTAGAGGGATTGAATATTGAAAAAGGAAGAAACTTTTCAATTATTGAAAATCAGTATGGTACTAACGTGGCCATTATTGGTGTAGATGTAAAAGAATCAATTTTTGATGATAATGTAGATCCATTAGGTAAAGAGATTTCTTTATTGGGGAACAAGTATAGGATAATAGGTATATTGGAAGAAAGAGGTCAGATTGGTGGTGGAGGTGGCCCGGATAATTCTGTGATTATACCCATTCTAAATGCAAGTAGATTATCTTCAAATAGAGTATTAAGATACAGCATGACAGTTGGCATCAATGATCCCAGTCAAATGGAAATGGCCATGGGTGAGGCTACAGCGCTTATGCGAAAAATTCGACAAGATAAATTAGGGGAGCCTAATAGCTTTGAAATTGCAAAAAGTGAGTCCTTGGCAGATAGGCTTGAGCAAGTTACAAGTGTGATGAGGCTCGGTGGTTTTGGTATTGGGTTTATTACATTGTTGGGTGCTTCTATTGCCTTGATGAACATAATGCTTGTATCAGTTACTGAAAGAACCAGAGAAGTTGGTGTGAGGAAAGCTCTTGGTGCCACCCCGCTAAGAATCAGGCAACAGTTTATCATTGAAGCAATTGTTGTTTGTTTACTTGGGGGAATTGCAGGAGTAATTTTAGGAATTGCTATCGGAAATCTCATTTCTAAAGTAATTGGTATAGATGGTTTTGTTGTGCCATGGCTTTGGGTAATAGTTGGTCTTGTGGTTTGTATTGTAGTTGGATTAATATCCGGATATTACCCTGCAAACAAGGCAGCTAAATTAGATCCAATAGAATCCCTCAGATTCGAATAG
- a CDS encoding asparagine synthetase B codes for MHKLLVLLVSLFIYSSSFGSYILIPMDEKQSNHLKAYGIAYWILQNDIEVDWLLNFKGGSFMVKYYQKFENELIIRGVSYEVISDAQSNQIIEQIASPANNADVMRLDKFPKIAVYSPKSKLPWDDAVTLVLSYAEIPYDVIFDEEVLEGKLPEYDWLHLHHEDFTGQYGKFYRSFKNMPWYIEQQREFEESARKHGFSKVSHLKLASAKRIKEFVIGGGFLFAMCSATDTYDIALAGEGIDMIDRMYDGDPADPHAQQKLNFNSTFAFQDFKISKNPYEYEFSNIDNNFAERGLREENDYFNLFEFSAKWDPIPTMLTQNHTRVIKGFYGQTTGYKKNLIKPDVVIMGENKTIKEAKYLHGVFGKGFWTFYGGHDPEDYQHLVNEEPTDLNLHPNSPGYRLILNNILFPAAKKKKQKT; via the coding sequence ATGCATAAATTATTAGTTCTTTTAGTATCACTTTTCATCTACTCTTCATCCTTTGGAAGCTACATTTTAATTCCGATGGATGAGAAGCAGTCCAACCACCTAAAAGCGTATGGTATTGCGTATTGGATACTACAAAATGATATTGAAGTAGACTGGTTGCTGAACTTCAAAGGAGGCAGCTTTATGGTTAAATATTATCAAAAATTCGAAAACGAGTTGATCATAAGAGGCGTGAGCTATGAGGTGATTTCTGATGCTCAATCGAATCAAATAATTGAACAAATAGCAAGTCCGGCTAACAATGCAGATGTAATGCGTCTAGATAAGTTTCCCAAGATTGCTGTGTACTCTCCAAAAAGTAAATTGCCATGGGACGATGCCGTTACACTTGTATTATCCTATGCAGAAATACCCTATGACGTAATTTTTGATGAAGAAGTGTTGGAAGGCAAACTCCCTGAATATGATTGGTTGCATCTTCACCATGAAGATTTTACAGGACAATATGGCAAATTCTATCGCTCATTTAAGAATATGCCATGGTATATTGAGCAGCAAAGAGAATTTGAAGAATCAGCAAGAAAGCATGGGTTCAGTAAGGTTTCTCATTTAAAACTTGCATCTGCGAAAAGAATCAAAGAGTTTGTAATCGGTGGAGGGTTTCTTTTTGCTATGTGCTCAGCCACTGACACTTACGACATAGCTTTGGCGGGAGAAGGGATTGATATGATTGACAGAATGTACGATGGAGATCCTGCTGATCCTCATGCGCAGCAGAAGCTAAACTTCAATAGCACTTTTGCATTTCAGGACTTTAAAATATCTAAAAACCCATACGAGTACGAGTTTTCTAATATCGACAACAATTTTGCCGAACGAGGCTTGAGAGAAGAAAACGATTATTTTAACTTGTTTGAATTCTCCGCTAAGTGGGACCCGATACCAACCATGCTCACGCAAAATCATACAAGAGTTATTAAAGGTTTCTATGGCCAAACAACCGGATATAAGAAAAATCTGATAAAGCCAGATGTCGTGATAATGGGCGAGAACAAAACAATTAAAGAAGCCAAGTATTTGCACGGTGTATTTGGAAAAGGCTTTTGGACATTTTATGGAGGTCATGACCCTGAAGACTATCAGCATCTTGTAAACGAAGAACCTACAGATTTAAACCTACATCCAAACTCACCAGGTTATCGCTTAATTCTGAACAATATACTTTTTCCTGCTGCGAAAAAGAAAAAACAGAAGACCTGA
- the miaE gene encoding tRNA-(ms[2]io[6]A)-hydroxylase has protein sequence MEKHVLGLELPTDPRWVNIAEKSIEDILVDHAYCEQKAASSCISLIVKFSDKTELVEMLTPVVAEEWSHFERVIEELTKRGFKLGKQRKDEYVLQLSKLEKKGGSREEQLVEKLLINALIEARSCERFRLLWKHIADESLQKFYYELMVSEAGHYKNFLQLAKTYLPEDDVMKRWKEILKGEADILANLEVRGDRMH, from the coding sequence ATGGAGAAGCACGTACTTGGACTTGAATTGCCTACTGATCCACGTTGGGTAAACATAGCTGAAAAGAGCATTGAGGATATTTTGGTTGACCATGCTTACTGTGAACAAAAGGCGGCATCATCATGCATATCATTAATTGTTAAATTCTCTGATAAAACTGAGCTAGTTGAAATGCTTACGCCTGTTGTAGCCGAGGAGTGGAGTCATTTTGAGCGTGTTATTGAAGAGCTCACCAAACGAGGGTTCAAACTAGGTAAACAGAGAAAAGATGAATATGTGCTTCAGCTTTCGAAACTTGAAAAGAAGGGTGGTAGTCGTGAGGAACAGCTTGTTGAGAAACTACTGATAAATGCATTAATAGAAGCCAGGAGCTGCGAGCGATTCAGGCTACTTTGGAAGCATATTGCGGATGAAAGTCTTCAAAAATTCTACTATGAGTTAATGGTTAGTGAAGCCGGTCATTATAAGAATTTCCTGCAGCTAGCCAAAACGTATCTGCCTGAAGATGATGTAATGAAAAGGTGGAAAGAAATTTTAAAAGGAGAAGCTGATATTCTTGCCAATCTTGAAGTGAGAGGTGATAGGATGCATTAA
- a CDS encoding putative porin: protein MRIKLLILLVLIGNFALGQRKRVISGDFNTQGRPPATTGGINSSPAPKAERKEGSSILDDSTKQVYGPKTTQYTLEKNIKYNNEKWNVLDTSITDFHKHQFIAKERNLYQNLGNIGTPISPIYPQSPDIIGGRSGFNIYDLYFQDPEEIKIYNTKSPYSKFGIIWGGQGRSVTEAQYTRNIDERSNFGFNYRGLLIDKQIERERRGDRNVLGTYYNVHGNYRTKNGKYFVSGNFSRNNHEVSEYGGILIDPEDSTFRTFFKENRQANLQDAETRELRTNYHLYQQYKLNDQVQFFHSHDRYKQLNDFTNTATQGVETNADFFGPVALDTIPIKDRSKIIHRQHEVGVKGDIGKTFYSFYYRGREVNMDFKYIDEGELDYGTYYMEHYGGFNLRFGNDSLSYISVGGEYLSGENYKLDAEIRNKWFYASGNSSRYLPSYVQRAYLSRHNNWRNDFESTINTKLESGLNLNYKELNFSPSVSYNLITDYVYFQKIDPEFDSIRNIQPQQAGGDISIIKADVKASYTFFKRFVLKGQVIYGNVSGSSASAVNVPDFLVNAQLFYTNILYDGNLEMQLGVDYHQRSAYFANGYDPSTMQYYVQDDFEVNSYPLIDVFFNIKINRGRAFLKVNNVVERIRGTGYLITPYYPGQETIVDFGIDWMLFD, encoded by the coding sequence GTGCGAATTAAGCTTCTTATACTTTTAGTATTAATCGGAAATTTTGCCTTAGGTCAGAGAAAAAGGGTAATAAGTGGAGATTTTAATACTCAAGGGCGACCGCCTGCAACAACTGGTGGCATTAACTCTTCTCCTGCACCAAAAGCTGAAAGGAAAGAAGGTTCTTCCATTTTAGATGATAGTACTAAACAAGTTTATGGTCCAAAAACAACTCAATATACTTTGGAAAAAAACATAAAGTACAATAATGAAAAATGGAATGTTCTAGATACGTCTATCACAGATTTTCATAAACATCAGTTTATTGCCAAAGAACGAAACTTATATCAAAACCTAGGAAATATAGGAACTCCAATTAGTCCTATTTATCCTCAATCGCCAGATATTATTGGAGGGAGGTCTGGTTTTAATATCTATGATTTGTATTTCCAGGATCCAGAGGAAATCAAAATTTATAATACAAAATCACCATACTCAAAGTTTGGTATTATTTGGGGTGGCCAGGGCAGGTCAGTAACAGAAGCCCAATACACAAGAAATATTGATGAGCGATCCAATTTTGGATTCAACTATAGAGGCTTACTTATAGACAAGCAAATTGAGCGAGAGCGTAGGGGAGATCGTAACGTTTTAGGCACCTATTACAATGTACATGGTAATTACAGAACTAAAAATGGTAAATACTTTGTGTCGGGTAACTTCTCTAGAAATAATCATGAGGTGTCAGAATACGGAGGCATTCTTATTGACCCTGAAGACTCAACGTTTCGAACCTTTTTTAAAGAGAACAGGCAAGCCAATTTGCAAGATGCTGAAACAAGAGAACTAAGAACTAATTATCATCTATATCAGCAATACAAGCTAAATGATCAGGTTCAATTCTTCCATAGCCATGATAGATATAAGCAACTTAATGATTTTACGAATACAGCCACGCAAGGAGTAGAAACGAATGCCGATTTTTTCGGACCGGTTGCTTTAGATACAATACCAATTAAAGATCGTTCTAAAATTATTCACCGTCAGCATGAGGTGGGTGTTAAAGGAGATATTGGCAAAACCTTCTATAGCTTTTACTATAGGGGAAGAGAAGTGAACATGGACTTCAAATACATAGATGAGGGTGAGTTGGATTATGGGACCTATTATATGGAGCACTATGGTGGGTTTAATTTAAGGTTTGGAAATGATTCTCTTAGTTATATTTCTGTTGGAGGTGAGTATTTGTCGGGCGAGAATTACAAGTTAGATGCCGAAATAAGAAACAAGTGGTTCTATGCTAGTGGTAATAGCTCTAGATATTTGCCCTCCTATGTTCAGCGAGCATACTTAAGTAGACATAATAACTGGCGCAATGATTTTGAATCTACCATTAACACAAAACTTGAGTCAGGCCTTAATTTGAATTATAAAGAATTAAATTTTTCTCCATCTGTTAGTTATAATTTGATTACTGATTATGTCTACTTCCAGAAGATAGATCCGGAATTTGATTCAATTAGAAATATACAACCACAACAAGCTGGTGGAGACATCAGCATTATTAAAGCAGATGTTAAGGCATCCTACACATTCTTTAAAAGATTTGTGCTAAAAGGTCAGGTTATTTATGGTAACGTTTCCGGTTCCAGTGCAAGTGCAGTAAACGTTCCTGATTTTCTCGTTAATGCCCAATTGTTCTATACGAATATTTTGTATGATGGCAATTTGGAAATGCAGCTAGGTGTAGATTACCATCAACGTTCAGCATATTTTGCCAATGGCTATGATCCTTCAACCATGCAATATTATGTGCAAGATGATTTTGAAGTTAATTCTTATCCCTTAATTGATGTTTTTTTTAATATCAAGATCAACCGAGGTCGAGCATTTTTGAAAGTGAACAATGTGGTGGAGAGAATTAGAGGTACAGGATATTTAATCACGCCTTATTATCCCGGCCAGGAGACTATCGTTGATTTTGGAATTGACTGGATGTTATTTGATTGA
- the lpxK gene encoding tetraacyldisaccharide 4'-kinase translates to MNILKWILFPFAILYDGVTRLRNYLFDIGYKKSFEFEANVIGVGNLTVGGTGKSPMVEYLVRLLGESYTIATLSRGYGRKTKGFRIANSNDNAKTLGDEPFQFFNKFKNIHVTVGEERAVAIPYILAELSPDVILMDDSYQHRYVKPSLNIMLTDYNRLFYNDHVLPLGRLREARKGAKRADIIVVTKCPQELSANERNSIREKIGNYSDSKVFFSAIKYLDPVPLNEDYNKLSENVLLFSGLAYSKPFTEYISSKYNLVDDIYFNDHHEYSSKDMNLVEERFRQIPFEDKSIVTTEKDIVKLLNGEIKSVADHLPIFYTPIEHCFIEDGEVFDKMVKESIMKTEN, encoded by the coding sequence ATGAATATTTTAAAATGGATTTTGTTTCCCTTTGCCATTCTTTATGATGGTGTTACCAGATTAAGGAACTATTTGTTTGATATCGGGTACAAAAAGTCTTTTGAATTTGAGGCGAATGTCATCGGGGTAGGAAACCTTACTGTTGGAGGTACCGGTAAAAGCCCTATGGTAGAGTATTTAGTGAGACTTTTGGGCGAATCTTACACAATAGCCACTTTAAGTAGAGGCTATGGGCGAAAAACAAAGGGGTTTAGAATTGCTAACAGTAATGATAATGCTAAAACTCTAGGAGATGAGCCTTTTCAATTCTTCAACAAGTTTAAAAACATCCATGTAACTGTTGGAGAAGAAAGGGCTGTTGCAATTCCATATATACTGGCGGAGCTATCTCCAGATGTAATTTTAATGGATGATTCCTACCAACATAGATACGTTAAGCCTTCATTGAATATTATGCTTACAGATTACAATCGCCTTTTTTATAATGATCATGTATTGCCTTTAGGAAGATTGAGAGAAGCGCGGAAAGGAGCAAAAAGAGCAGATATAATTGTAGTCACAAAATGCCCTCAAGAGCTATCAGCAAATGAACGTAATTCCATAAGGGAGAAAATTGGTAACTATAGTGATAGCAAAGTGTTCTTTTCGGCTATCAAGTATTTAGATCCGGTGCCTCTAAATGAAGATTATAATAAGTTGAGTGAAAATGTTCTTCTGTTTTCCGGTCTTGCCTACAGCAAGCCATTTACCGAATATATCTCATCTAAATACAATTTAGTAGATGATATTTATTTTAACGATCATCATGAGTATTCTTCAAAAGACATGAATTTAGTTGAAGAACGGTTCAGGCAAATTCCATTCGAAGACAAATCAATTGTTACTACCGAAAAAGATATTGTGAAGTTGCTCAACGGTGAGATAAAAAGTGTAGCAGACCATTTGCCTATTTTTTATACACCCATAGAGCATTGTTTTATAGAAGATGGTGAGGTTTTTGATAAGATGGTCAAGGAATCAATTATGAAGACAGAGAATTAA
- a CDS encoding Nif3-like dinuclear metal center hexameric protein yields MTRIKDIITHLESIAPLSYQESYDNSGLLVGSQNDPVNGILITLDVTEDVVEEAINLKSNLIIAHHPIIFKGLKSITGKNYVERTVLKAIQNNIAIYAIHTNLDNIINGVNHKIASLIGLQNLEILLPKGDTLIKLVTYSPKKSADKVKQGLFEAGAGNIGNYSECAFTSEGTGQFTPNDKANPTIGSNNKAEKVDEVRIEVIVPKHDSRKVIQKLNAVHPYEEVAYYILPISNANQEVGSGMIGELEEEISTLDFLKQVKSIMKVGCVRHTKSIKDKIKKVAVCGGSGSFLLSQAKRQGADVFITADFKYHEFFDAEDNIVIADIGHYESEQFTKELIHELLSEKFTTFALNLSNTVTNPISYL; encoded by the coding sequence ATGACTAGAATAAAAGATATTATCACACATTTAGAATCTATTGCACCATTAAGTTACCAGGAAAGCTATGACAATAGTGGTTTACTGGTAGGTAGCCAAAACGACCCGGTTAATGGTATCTTGATTACCTTGGATGTAACAGAAGATGTTGTGGAGGAAGCAATTAACCTAAAATCTAATTTAATTATTGCCCATCATCCCATCATTTTTAAGGGTTTAAAGTCGATTACTGGTAAAAACTATGTAGAGAGAACAGTTCTGAAGGCAATTCAGAATAACATCGCCATTTATGCTATACATACTAACCTCGATAACATTATTAATGGTGTTAATCACAAAATAGCGAGTCTGATTGGTCTTCAGAATTTAGAAATTCTTTTGCCAAAAGGTGATACATTAATTAAGCTAGTTACTTATTCTCCAAAAAAATCAGCTGACAAAGTGAAGCAGGGACTGTTTGAAGCCGGAGCAGGAAACATTGGAAACTATTCCGAATGTGCCTTTACATCTGAAGGAACAGGTCAATTTACTCCAAACGACAAAGCCAACCCCACTATTGGTAGCAATAATAAAGCAGAAAAAGTTGATGAAGTTCGAATTGAAGTAATTGTTCCAAAACATGATTCTCGTAAAGTCATACAAAAATTAAATGCTGTTCACCCTTATGAGGAAGTTGCTTACTATATACTGCCAATAAGTAATGCTAATCAGGAAGTTGGCTCAGGTATGATTGGTGAGCTTGAAGAGGAGATTTCTACTTTAGACTTTCTAAAGCAAGTGAAGAGCATAATGAAAGTAGGTTGTGTGAGACACACCAAATCAATAAAGGATAAAATTAAAAAAGTAGCTGTTTGTGGAGGATCGGGTAGTTTTCTTTTATCACAGGCCAAAAGACAAGGTGCTGATGTCTTTATTACTGCGGATTTTAAGTACCACGAATTTTTTGATGCAGAAGATAACATCGTTATAGCAGATATAGGGCACTATGAAAGTGAACAATTCACAAAAGAATTAATTCATGAGTTATTAAGTGAAAAATTTACTACTTTTGCACTCAATTTGTCAAACACCGTTACAAACCCTATTAGCTATCTTTAA
- a CDS encoding zinc ribbon domain-containing protein encodes MENNTVAQKLEALVKLQSIDTKLDQLKKLRGDLPEEVQDLEDELTGYNTRLTRFNTELEELEESINTSKAGIKESEKLIAKYNEQQKNVRNNREFDAITKEVELQELEIQILEKKIKEAGESIEKKKEDIADLQNLINERNEDLNSKKKELEEILSDSQEEEQKLNADREKATKKIEDKLLVYYNKLRANLSNGLAVVSVKRGAAEGCNIIIPPQKIAEIKEKKKIVIDEHSGRILADVDVEEEVQEKPKRTSRRKKA; translated from the coding sequence ATGGAAAATAACACTGTAGCACAAAAACTAGAGGCACTCGTAAAATTACAATCCATTGACACAAAATTAGACCAGCTTAAAAAACTCAGAGGTGATTTACCTGAGGAAGTTCAGGACCTAGAAGATGAACTTACTGGCTATAATACAAGACTTACACGTTTTAATACTGAGCTTGAAGAGCTTGAAGAAAGCATTAACACAAGCAAGGCTGGTATAAAGGAGTCTGAAAAGCTTATCGCAAAGTACAATGAGCAGCAAAAAAATGTTAGAAATAACAGAGAATTTGATGCCATTACAAAAGAAGTAGAGCTTCAGGAGTTGGAGATTCAGATTCTTGAGAAGAAAATTAAAGAAGCTGGAGAGAGCATAGAAAAGAAAAAAGAAGATATTGCTGACCTTCAAAATCTTATCAATGAAAGAAATGAAGATCTAAATTCTAAAAAGAAAGAATTAGAAGAAATTCTATCTGACAGCCAAGAAGAAGAGCAAAAACTTAATGCTGACAGAGAGAAGGCTACTAAAAAGATTGAAGACAAGCTTTTAGTTTATTACAATAAATTGAGAGCTAACTTATCCAATGGTTTAGCAGTAGTAAGCGTGAAGAGAGGCGCAGCAGAAGGATGCAATATCATTATCCCTCCGCAAAAAATTGCTGAGATTAAGGAGAAGAAGAAAATTGTTATTGACGAGCATTCTGGGCGAATCCTTGCAGATGTTGATGTAGAGGAAGAAGTTCAAGAAAAGCCTAAAAGAACATCAAGACGAAAAAAGGCATAA
- a CDS encoding tetratricopeptide repeat protein, with product MNKYLKKATVLVCLFFIAISGYTSNNSKQLFSEKALSQYQRLLSGDLSPISSIASQEQHYLNLYRYTLSVFLIDTLELDQFEEVFDQSIASFKSGAGSFNNQYFEADARLQASLVYFKFGNQLDAAWQLRQSYRISSSLLKVSPDFLPAYKTYGLLNLLLGSVPEKYQWLLSLAGLNGNINEGKEFLTKVSLSEAAVAKEAFLLSLISQAYILGETTKINNTFQRDKLNTLITMALASKNKEGNEIIDIYNSSSNNAHFPQSYYLLAEAYFQKAEYAEAEKNYEIFIANFFGDANKKDALFKLYLISKFHKGNTPKANELLNELNKMNAITTADKNAETLLENENFNFSMFKLRMAIDGGYNKLAIKLFGELKLYNKSDSIEAIYRNARLQHQLGNITGAKKLYSKTIIQPRINNSYFAPNSALQLGLIFEENNQLDSATYFYETALEYKHHVYKNSIDAKAEAGLNRINTILSD from the coding sequence TTGAATAAATATTTAAAAAAGGCAACCGTTTTGGTTTGCCTTTTTTTTATTGCCATTAGTGGTTACACAAGTAATAACTCAAAACAACTGTTTAGTGAAAAGGCATTATCACAATATCAGCGACTACTTTCCGGTGATTTATCTCCTATCTCTTCAATTGCATCGCAAGAACAACATTATCTGAATTTATACAGATATACTTTATCTGTTTTTCTGATCGACACTCTTGAGTTAGATCAATTTGAAGAAGTTTTTGATCAAAGTATAGCATCATTTAAAAGTGGTGCGGGCAGTTTTAATAATCAGTATTTTGAGGCAGACGCACGGCTACAAGCAAGTTTGGTGTATTTCAAATTTGGAAATCAGCTAGATGCAGCCTGGCAGCTAAGACAGAGTTACAGAATCTCTTCTTCACTACTAAAAGTGTCACCAGATTTCTTACCTGCCTACAAAACTTATGGATTGTTAAACCTTTTACTCGGCTCTGTACCTGAAAAATACCAATGGCTATTATCACTTGCTGGACTCAATGGGAACATTAATGAAGGAAAAGAATTTTTAACTAAAGTATCATTATCGGAAGCAGCAGTTGCCAAGGAAGCTTTTTTATTGTCATTAATAAGTCAGGCTTACATATTGGGCGAGACCACTAAAATTAACAATACTTTTCAGAGAGATAAATTAAACACCTTGATCACGATGGCTCTGGCATCGAAAAATAAAGAGGGGAATGAGATAATCGATATTTATAATTCAAGTAGTAATAATGCTCACTTTCCACAATCTTATTATTTATTAGCCGAGGCCTATTTTCAAAAAGCCGAATATGCAGAGGCTGAGAAGAATTATGAGATTTTTATTGCCAATTTCTTTGGCGATGCCAATAAAAAAGATGCTTTATTTAAACTTTATCTTATCAGTAAATTCCATAAGGGCAATACACCAAAAGCCAATGAATTATTGAATGAGTTAAACAAAATGAATGCAATAACCACAGCTGATAAAAACGCAGAAACCTTATTGGAGAATGAGAATTTTAATTTCAGCATGTTCAAATTACGAATGGCCATTGATGGTGGGTACAATAAATTAGCAATTAAACTTTTCGGTGAACTTAAGCTTTATAATAAAAGCGATTCCATCGAAGCCATTTACAGAAATGCCCGGTTACAGCATCAGTTGGGCAATATTACAGGTGCCAAAAAGCTATATTCAAAAACTATAATACAACCACGAATTAACAATTCATACTTTGCCCCTAATTCTGCTCTTCAGCTAGGTCTCATTTTCGAGGAAAATAATCAATTAGATAGCGCTACATATTTCTATGAAACAGCACTAGAGTACAAGCATCATGTATATAAGAACAGTATAGATGCTAAGGCTGAGGCCGGCTTAAACAGAATCAATACTATTTTAAGTGATTAG
- a CDS encoding histidine phosphatase family protein, which translates to MKSKKIYLVRHGQTDFNLKGIVQGSGVDSSLNDKGRLQADQFYRAYKHINFDKIYTSSLKRSVESVQNFIDDGIPYEQLSGLNEINWGTREGTKVTPEEDAYYHSVIKAWQEGDVTLPIEGGECPEDVFKRQTEALQIIESDNSETILVCMHGRAMRILLCQMLNYPLHCMDTFGHSNLCLYVLNYSGSLYSVEVFNNTNHLK; encoded by the coding sequence TTGAAGAGCAAAAAAATATATTTGGTACGCCATGGGCAAACAGACTTCAATCTGAAAGGAATTGTTCAGGGTAGTGGAGTGGACTCTTCATTAAATGATAAAGGTAGGTTACAGGCCGACCAATTTTATCGGGCCTATAAACACATTAATTTCGATAAGATTTATACGTCCTCTTTAAAGCGAAGTGTTGAATCAGTACAAAACTTCATTGATGATGGGATTCCTTATGAACAATTAAGTGGCTTAAATGAGATTAACTGGGGTACGCGTGAAGGCACGAAAGTTACTCCAGAAGAAGACGCTTATTACCATTCTGTAATAAAGGCCTGGCAGGAAGGGGATGTTACCTTACCCATTGAAGGAGGTGAGTGCCCTGAAGATGTTTTTAAAAGGCAAACTGAGGCCTTGCAGATAATAGAATCAGATAATTCTGAGACGATTTTAGTTTGCATGCATGGAAGGGCCATGAGAATTTTGTTATGCCAAATGCTTAATTACCCATTACATTGTATGGATACTTTTGGGCATTCAAATCTTTGTCTTTATGTACTCAACTACTCAGGTAGTCTCTATTCTGTAGAAGTGTTCAATAACACTAATCACTTAAAATAG
- a CDS encoding hotdog fold thioesterase: protein MKFNPSVTVESINAMSKNTLMEHLDIECVEVGSDFIKAKMPVDSRHHQPYGLLHGGASVVLAETLGSVAAHCSVDSNKYYCVGLEINANHIRSVRDGWVYGVTTPIHLGKSTHIWEIKITNEEGKLVCISRITIAILEKK, encoded by the coding sequence ATGAAATTTAATCCTTCAGTAACTGTAGAATCCATTAATGCAATGTCTAAAAATACCTTAATGGAACATTTAGATATTGAGTGCGTTGAGGTAGGCAGTGATTTTATAAAAGCCAAAATGCCCGTAGACAGCAGGCACCATCAACCTTATGGACTGTTACATGGAGGAGCAAGTGTTGTTCTTGCTGAAACCCTTGGAAGCGTTGCAGCACATTGTAGTGTAGATAGTAATAAATACTATTGTGTGGGGCTAGAGATAAATGCAAATCATATCAGATCAGTCCGAGACGGATGGGTATATGGAGTTACAACACCCATTCACCTTGGAAAATCTACCCACATATGGGAAATCAAAATAACAAACGAGGAGGGTAAACTTGTTTGTATATCTAGAATAACAATAGCTATTTTAGAGAAGAAGTGA